A region from the Mercenaria mercenaria strain notata chromosome 7, MADL_Memer_1, whole genome shotgun sequence genome encodes:
- the LOC123555958 gene encoding zinc finger protein 501-like: MGEETADVTGHVDRKYSCDICTKTFMRLDNLKHHVLIHAGVKPFTCNYCQKSFRHTSQLKRHRRAHDGEKQHCYNTCNFSAVNKEGVTRRRKIHVDDKRYHCGVCGRAFLTAKWLKMHMFDHAVQRPFPCKVCKASFKSESQLKKHAIHHGSAVIVCTICQRTIKYPCNFKRHMSIHTGEYARYHCSKCSKSYFKKDSRDRHIIKHENECTVCNRLFSRSKSLSKHLLTHKVKCRICKIIFPSDKQLQDHMPEHSEEGQVMCKVCKKGFKGQEFLVMHMLYSCEERLFKCSVCKKKFIKKCNMDKHMLKHKKSGKLLRSDNSHTNNNVKTLQRTKHYTVGLTSGNAKGMCISNPTPTQIVLTCDINTSSHQNAMNTNNEKTEKCEINGMRSKNAVMCKSPQFADNKTSERVVFTNHSIESILGRL; the protein is encoded by the coding sequence ATGGGTGAGGAAACTGCTGATGTTACTGGGCACGTTGACCGGAAGTATAGCTGTGATATATGTACCAAGACGTTCATGAGACTAGATAATTTAAAACATCACGTGCTTATTCATGCTGGAGTGAAGCCTTTCACATGTAACTACTGCCAGAAATCTTTCAGGCATACATCCCAGTTGAAGCGACATAGGCGAGCACATGACGGAGAAAAACAACACTGCTATAATACTTGTAACTTTTCCGCAGTTAATAAAGAAGGTGTCACAAGACGCAGGAAAATACATGTAGATGATAAGCGTTACCATTGTGGTGTTTGTGGAAGGGCATTTCTTACTGCCAAATGGCTGAAAATGCATATGTTTGATCACGCTGTACAACGACCATTCCCGTGTAAAGTATGCAAAGCTTCATTTAAGAGTGAGTCACAACTTAAGAAACACGCGATACATCATGGGAGCGCAGTGATCGTCTGCACCATTTGTCAACGTACGATCAAGTATCCATGCAATTTTAAACGACACATGTCTATTCATACTGGAGAATATGCGCGCTATCACTGTTCAAAATGTTCTAAATCTTACTTTAAGAAGGATTCCCGTGACCGCCATATTATTAAACATGAAAACGAGTGTACAGTTTGCAATAGGCTGTTCAGTCGTTCAAAAAGTTTAAGTAAACATTTGTTAACGCATAAGGTAAAATGTCGGATCTGTAAAATAATATTCCCTTCGGACAAACAACTTCAAGACCATATGCCTGAACATTCAGAAGAGGGTCAAGTTATGTGTAAAGTGTGCAAGAAAGGGTTTAAAGGACAAGAATTTCTAGTGATGCATATGCTATATTCATGCGAGGAACGTCTTTTTAAGTGTTCTGTGtgtaaaaagaaattcatcaaaaagtgTAATATGGATAAACATatgctaaaacataaaaaatctggaaagttgCTAAGGAGTGACAATTCCCACACAAACAACAATGTGAAGACTTTACAGAGAACCAAACACTACACAGTGGGCCTAACTTCCGGAAATGCTAAAGGCATGTGTATATCGAATCCTACGCCTACACAAATAGTTCTTACATGTGATATAAACACAAGTTCCCATCAAAATGCTATGAACACGAATAATGAGAAAACGGAAAAGTGTGAAATAAATGGCATGCGAAGTAAGAATGCAGTAATGTGCAAATCTCCTCAATTTGCAGACAATAAAACGAGCGAGAGAGTTGTCTTCACTAACCATTCCATTGAATCTATTTTAGGTAGATTATAA